A genomic window from Xyrauchen texanus isolate HMW12.3.18 chromosome 31, RBS_HiC_50CHRs, whole genome shotgun sequence includes:
- the LOC127625366 gene encoding putative per-hexamer repeat protein 5, giving the protein MTIGAGFWSVQAIGISPGTVEATGAGSGTVEATGAGSGTVEATAAGSRTTKATGTGSLTSEATGSGWVTVVCAGLGSLTVADEGSGSQTEAGEGSGSLTVADEGSGSLTVADEGSGSQTGAGSGSSSLTVADEGSGSQTGAGVGSGSQTGAGVGSGSLTVAGGDWGAEAFPLLLLRRADEAGNAGSLAVVGVKGRTTGEGRVTTVGGVAGFSSMTPTVNGEPQASRVSSTSAWSVQPHVACGNRSLSALFRLARKNPTRSESGNSVALAIVRKSRMWSSTRQFP; this is encoded by the exons atgaccattggcgctggcttttggtcagtccaggctattggcattagcccgggaacggtcgaggctacaggcgctggctcagggacggtcgaggctacaggcgctggctcagggacggtcgaggctacagctgctggctcaaggacgaccaaggcgacaggcactggctcactgacctctgaggcgacag gctctggctgggtgactgtggtatgcgctggcttgggttcgctgaccgtggctgacgagggctctggctcgcagaccgaggcaggcgagggttctggctcgctgaccgtagctgacgagggctctggctcgctgaccgtagctgacgagggctctggctcgcagaccggggcaggctctggctctagctcgctgaccgtagctgacgagggctctggctcgcagaccggggcaggcgtgggctctggctcgcagaccggggcaggcgtgggctctggctcgctgaccgtggcaggcggagactggggagcagaagcctttcctcttctcctcctccgccgggcggacgaagcaggcaacgctggctcgttggccgtggtaggcgtgaagggacgaaccacgggcgaagggagagttaccactgtgggaggagtggcagggttctcctcgatgacgcccacagtaaacggtgaaccgcaggccagcagagtctcctccacgagcgcgtggagcgtccagccgcacgttgcctgtggcaaccgctccttgagcgcactgttcaggctcgcccggaaaaaccccaccaggtcggagtcagggaattcggtggcactcgcaatcgtgaggaaatcgcggatgtggtcctccaccagacaatttccctga